The following are encoded together in the Hemicordylus capensis ecotype Gifberg chromosome 4, rHemCap1.1.pri, whole genome shotgun sequence genome:
- the LOC128325220 gene encoding protocadherin beta-16-like isoform X3 — protein sequence MEIHLSSRQVLFYFLYLCTCVPMCESIHYSMPEEKKRGFLVANVLKDLKIDVRELFARKAHLVSENTKQYFELDAHSGNMFMKDKIDREALCGQTDSCILYSEIVLENPLQLHRIEVQIEDVNDNSPQFSKSQFLFEIPEQTPTNTQFPLELAQDLDKGENAVQNYTLSPNEHFRLDVQSHSDGSKYAELVLEKPLDREKDTQLLLILSAVDGGIPKRTGTAQIVIDVLDANDNFPQFSQSLYNIKIPENTLLDKLVTKIEASDKDLGSYAHITYSFSQVPGNVLRLFKLNKDTGELTIARTIDYEEKSHYEMNIRATDGGGLSAYCKVIVEVEDRNDNAPEVTISSITSPLSEDSPPDTVVALFRVTDQDSGDNGRTACTINTNLPFVLKANGNNYYQLLTQRSLDREKDSGYNITITTTDRGSPRITSTRIINVQISDVNDNPPVFQMSSYEMQLDENNIPGLLIGSVHAVDLDTEQNAKVTYSLLPGKVGDVPASSYISINSETGNLYVLRSLDYEDIKEFQATVRASDSGSPPLSSEVNVRVLIVDENDNAPFILYPLQNNTSPSNDLVPRGAEAGYLITKLVAVDRDTGQNSWLSYELLKATEPGLFTVGAQNGEVKTMRPVNKRDIFKQKLVVVVRDHGHPARSTSATLSILLVEDFSDPYMKIMEIPNGEVVEEEDRSLTMYLIICLAAISFIFLLSLVVFIGIKIQKQRKMIEDYNSTPNFPAGSNFQDNHVDSSTGPPSQAYNYEVCLAGGSLNSEFRFLRPLFPVFSVEPPNPQVNPRNSAGCPQELLSQSRENQLTSEARASVSEDSAPRSGGPGCTVNQATGAIVNSGQNDWLSYQ from the coding sequence ATGGAAATACATCTCAGTAGCAggcaagttttattttattttctgtatcTCTGCACGTGTGTACCAATGTGTGAGTCTATCCACTATTCAATGcctgaggaaaagaaaagagggtTTCTGGTAGCTAATGTGCTAAAAGATTTGAAAATAGATGTAAGGGAGCTGTTTGCTCGTAAGGCTCATCTGGTTTCTGAAAACACCAAGCAGTATTTTGAGCTAGATGCTCATTCTGGCAATATGTTTATGAAGGATAAAATAGACCGAGAAGCTCTGTGTGGTCAGACTGACTCTTGCATCTTATACTCAGAAATTGTGCTGGAAAACCCATTGCAGCTACACAGAATTGAAGTTCAAATAGAGGATGTGAATGACAATTCGCCCCAATTCTCTAAAAGTCAATTCCTTTTTGAAATACCTGAACAGACTCCCACAAATACCCAATTCCCTCTGGAACTCGCTCAGGATTTGGACAAAGGAGAAAATGCTGTTCAGAACTACACACTTAGTCCTAATGAACATTTTAGGCTAGATGTGCAAAGTCATAGTGATGGCAGCAAATATGCAGAACTAGTACTGGAGAAGCCATTAGACCGTGAGAAGGACACACAGCTGCTCCTGATTTTATCAGCTGTGGATGGAGGGATCCCAAAAAGAACTGGCACAGCACAGATAGTCATAGATGTTCTAGATGCCAATGATAATTTCCCTCAATTTAGTCAATCTCTTTATAATATTAAAATACCCGAAAATACCCTTCTTGATAAATTGGTAACAAAAATTGAAGCTAGTGACAAAGATCTTGGTTCCTATGCACACATCACTTATTCATTCAGTCAAGTGCCAGGCAATGTATTAAGATTATTCAAGTTGAACAAAGATACTGGGGAACTTACTATTGCAAGGACAATAGATTACGAGGAAAAGAGTCATTATGAGATGAACATCAGAGCCACAGATGGAGGGGGCCTCTCTGCTTACTGCAAAGTCATTGTGGAGGTTGAGGACAGAAATGACAATGCCCCAGAAGTCACCATCTCATCCATCACCAGTCCTTTATCAGAGGACTCTCCCCCAGACAcagtggttgccctcttcagggTCACGGATCAAGACTCTGGAGACAATGGTAGAACGGCCTGCACCATCAACACAAACCTGCCCTTTGTGTTGAAAGCCAATGGGAATAATTATTACCAGTTACTAACTCAAAGGTCACTGGACAGAGAAAAAGATTCAGGTTATAACATCACCATCACAACCACTGACCGAGGCTCTCCCAGGATCACTTCAACAAGAATTATTAATGTTCAAATCTCTGACGTCAATGACAACCCACCAGTATTTCAGATGTCATCCTATGAAATGCAGTTAGATGAAAACAACATACCAGGTCTGCTGATAGGTTCGGTCCATGCTGTTGACCTGGACACTGAGCAGAATGCCAAAGTGACATACTCACTATTGCCTGGGAAGGTAGGTGATGTCCCTGCATCTTCCTACATTTCCATCAATTCTGAAACTGGGAACCTCTATGTCCTCCGTTCTCTGGATTATGAGGATATAAAAGAGTTTCAAGCAACAGTGAGGGCCTCCGATAGCGGCTCCCCTCCACTGAGCTCAGAAGTGAATGTCCGAGTTCTGATTGTGGATGAAAATGACAATGCCCCCTTCATCCTCTATCCTCTCCAGAACAACACCTCCCCATCCAATGACTTGGTTCCCCGCGGGGCAGAGGCAGGCTACCTCATCACCAAGCTGGTGGCAGTGGACAGAGACACCGGCCAGAACTCTTGGCTTTCCTATGAACTACTGAAGGCCACAGAACCAGGTCTCTTCACTGTGGGGGcccagaatggagaagtgaaAACCATGAGGCCAGTTAATAAACGAGACATCTTCAAACAGAAGCTGGTTGTGGTTGTCCGGGATCATGGACACCCTGCCCGGTCCACCTCTGCAACCCTCAGTATTCTTCTGGTGGAAGACTTTTCTGATCCCTACATGAAAATTATGGAAATTCCTAATGGTGAAGTAGTAGAGGAGGAAGATCGAAGTCTGACTATGTATCTGATCATATGCTTggcagccatttcattcattttccTGCTTTCTCTTGTGGTGTTTATTGGCATCAAGATTCAGAAGCAAAGAAAGATGATAGAGGACTACAATTCTACACCTAACTTCCCAGCAGGATCTAATTTCCAGGACAATCATGTGGATTCCAGTACTGGACCACCTTCCCAGGCTTACAACTATGAGGTGTGTTTAGCTGGTGGATCTCTGAACAGCGAGTTCAGGTTTCTCAGGCCTCTGTTTCCAGTGTTTTCTGTGGAGCCTCCTAACCCACAGGTGAATCCAAGGAATTCAGCTGGTTGTCCCCAAGAACTCCTCAGCCAATCAAGGGAAAATCAACTTACCAGCGAG
- the LOC128325220 gene encoding protocadherin beta-16-like isoform X11, with the protein MEIHLSSRQVLFYFLYLCTCVPMCESIRYSMPEEKKRGFLVANVLKDLKIGVRELFARKAHLVSENTKQYFELDSHSGNMFMKDKIDREALCGQTDPCILYSEIVLENPLQLHRIEVQIEDVNDNSPKFAKSQFLFEISEQTPRNTRFPLERAQDLDKGENAVQNYTLSPNEHFRLDVQSHSDGSKYAELVLEKPLDREKDTQLFLILSAVDGGLPKRTGTAQIIVDVLDANDNFPQFSQSVYKIKLPENSPLDTLVNKIEANDKDLGSYAHITYSFSQVPDNELRLFKLNKETGELTVASPIDYEKSSHFEMNIRATDGGGLSAYCKVIVEVEDRNDNAPEVTISSITSPLSEDSPPDTVVALFRVTDQDSGDNGKTACTINTNTPFMLKATENNHYQLLTQRSLDREKASQYNITITTTDRGSPKLTSTRIINIQISDVNDNLPVFQTTLFEMQLEENNIPGLLIGSVHAVDLDTEQNAKVTYSLLPGKVGDVPASSYISINSETGNLYVLRSLDYEEIKEFQATVRASDSGSPPLSSEVNVRVLIVDENDNAPFILYPLQNSTSPSNDLVPRGSETGYLVTKVVAVDRDTGQNSWLSYELLKATEPGLFTVGAQNGEVKTMRPVNKRDTFKQKLVVVVRDHGHPARSTSATLTILLVEGFSDPYMKIMEIPKDEVVEEEDRSLTMYLIICLAAISFIFLLSLVVFIGIKIQKHRKMIEDDNSTPNFPAGSNFQDNHVDSSTGPPSQAYNYEVCLAGGSLNSEFRFLRPLFPVFSVEPPNPQVNPRNSAGVSQELLSHSGENQLASQWCLLASRFRSTER; encoded by the coding sequence ATGGAAATACATCTCAGTAGCAggcaagttttattttattttctgtatcTCTGCACGTGTGTACCAATGTGTGAATCTATCCGCTATTCAATGcctgaggaaaagaaaagagggtTTCTGGTGGCTAATGTGCTAAAAGATTTGAAAATAGGTGTAAGGGAGCTGTTTGCTCGTAAGGCTCATCTGGTTTCTGAAAACACcaagcagtattttgagctggaTTCTCATTCTGGCAATATGTTTATGAAGGATAAAATAGACCGAGAAGCTCTGTGTGGTCAGACTGACCCTTGCATCTTATACTCAGAAATTGTGCTGGAAAACCCATTACAGCTACACAGAATAGAAGTTCAGATAGAGGATGTGAATGACAATTCCCCCAAATTTGCTAAAAGTCAATTCCTTTTTGAAATATCTGAGCAGACTCCAAGAAATACCCGATTCCCTTTGGAAAGAGCTCAAGATTTGGACAAAGGGGAAAATGCTGTTCAGAACTACACACTTAGTCCTAATGAACATTTCAGGCTGGATGTGCAAAGTCACAGTGATGGTAGCAAATATGCAGAACTAGTACTGGAGAAGCCATTGGACCGTGAGAAGGACACACAGCTGTTCCTGATTCTGTCAGCTGTGGATGGAGGACTCCCAAAGAGAACTGGCACAGCACAAATAATCGTTGATGTTCTAGATGCTAATGATAATTTCCCTCAGTTTAGTCAGTCAGTCTATAAAATTAAACTACCTGAAAACAGCCCCCTGGATACATTGGTAAATAAAATTGAAGCAAATGACAAAGATCTTGGTTCCTATGCACACATCACTTATTCGTTCAGTCAAGTGCCAGATAATGAACTAAGATTATTCAAGTTGAACAAAGAAACTGGGGAACTTACTGTAGCAAGTCCAATTGATTATGAGAAAAGCAGTCATTTTGAGATGAACATCAGAGCCACAGATGGAGGGGGCCTCTCTGCTTACTGCAAAGTCATTGTGGAGGTTGAGGACAGAAATGACAATGCCCCAGAAGTCACCATCTCATCCATCACCAGTCCTTTATCTGAGGACTCTCCCCCAGACACAGTGGTGGCTCTCTTCAGGGTCACAGATCAAGACTCTGGAGACAATGGCAAAACAGCCTGCACCATTAACACAAATACACCCTTTATGTTGAAAGCCACTGAAAATAATCATTACCAGTTACTAACTCAAAGGTCACTGGACAGAGAAAAAGCTTCACAGTATAACATCACCATCACAACCACTGACCGAGGTTCTCCCAAGCTCACATCAACAAGAATTATTAATATCCAAATCTCAGATGTCAATGATAACCTGCCAGTATTTCAGACAACATTATTTGAAATGCAATTGGAAGAAAACAATATACCGGGTCTGCTGATAGGTTCCGTCCATGCTGTTGACCTGGACACTGAGCAGAATGCCAAAGTGACATACTCGCTCTTGCCTGGGAAGGTGGGTGATGtcccagcatcttcctacatctcCATCAACTCTGAAACTGGGAACCTCTATGTCCTCCGTTCTCTGGATTATGAGGAGATAAAAGAGTTTCAAGCAACAGTGAGGGCCTCCGATAGCGGCTCCCCTCCACTGAGCTCAGAAGTGAATGTCCGCGTTCTGATTGTGGATGAAAATGACAATGCCCCCTTCATCCTCTACCCTCTCCAGAACAGCACCTCCCCATCCAATGACTTGGTTCCTCGGGGGTCAGAGACTGGCTACTTAGTCActaaggtggtggcagtggacagAGATACCGGCCAGAACTCTTGGCTTTCCTATGAACTGCTGAAGGCCACAGAACCGGGTCTCTTCACTGTGGGGGcccagaatggagaagtgaaAACTATGAGGCCAGTTAATAAACGAGACACCTTCAAACAGAAGCTGGTTGTGGTTGTCCGAGATCATGGACACCCTGCCCGGTCCACCTCTGCAACCCTCACTATTCTTCTGGTGGAAGGCTTTTCTGATCCCTACATGAAAATTATGGAAATTCCTAAGGATGAAGTAGTAGAGGAGGAAGACCGAAGTCTGACTATGTATCTGATCATATGCTTGGCAGCCATCTCATTCATTTTCCTGCTTTCTCTAGTGGTGTTTATTGGCATCAAGATTCAGAAGCACAGAAAGATGATAGAGGACGACAATTCTACACCTAACTTCCCAGCAGGATCTAATTTCCAGGACAATCATGTGGATTCCAGTACTGGACCACCTTCCCAGGCTTACAATTATGAGGTGTGTTTAGCTGGTGGATCTCTGAACAGCGAGTTCAGGTTTCTCAGGCCTCTGTTTCCAGTGTTTTCTGTGGAGCCTCCTAACCCACAGGTGAATCCAAGGAATTCAGCCGGTGTTTCCCAAGAACTCCTCAGCCATTCAGGGGAGAATCAACTTGCCAGCCAG
- the LOC128325220 gene encoding protocadherin beta-16-like isoform X5: MEIHLSSRQVLFYFLYLCTCVPMCESIRYSMPEEKKRGFLVANVLKDLKIGVRELFARKAHLVSENTKQYFELDSHSGNMFMKDKIDREALCGQTDPCILYSEIVLENPLQLHRIEVQIEDVNDNSPKFAKSQFLFEISEQTPRNTRFPLERAQDLDKGENAVQNYTLSPNEHFRLDVQSHSDGSKYAELVLEKPLDREKDTQLFLILSAVDGGLPKRTGTAQIIVDVLDANDNFPQFSQSVYKIKLPENSPLDTLVNKIEANDKDLGSYAHITYSFSQVPDNELRLFKLNKETGELTVASPIDYEKSSHFEMNIRATDGGGLSAYCKVIVEVEDRNDNAPEVTISSITSPLSEDSPPDTVVALFRVTDQDSGDNGKTACTINTNTPFMLKATENNHYQLLTQRSLDREKASQYNITITTTDRGSPKLTSTRIINIQISDVNDNLPVFQTTLFEMQLEENNIPGLLIGSVHAVDLDTEQNAKVTYSLLPGKVGDVPASSYISINSETGNLYVLRSLDYEEIKEFQATVRASDSGSPPLSSEVNVRVLIVDENDNAPFILYPLQNSTSPSNDLVPRGSETGYLVTKVVAVDRDTGQNSWLSYELLKATEPGLFTVGAQNGEVKTMRPVNKRDTFKQKLVVVVRDHGHPARSTSATLTILLVEGFSDPYMKIMEIPKDEVVEEEDRSLTMYLIICLAAISFIFLLSLVVFIGIKIQKHRKMIEDDNSTPNFPAGSNFQDNHVDSSTGPPSQAYNYEVCLAGGSLNSEFRFLRPLFPVFSVEPPNPQVNPRNSAGVSQELLSHSGENQLASQARASVSEDSAPRSGGPGCTVNQATGAIVNSGQNDWLSYQ; this comes from the coding sequence ATGGAAATACATCTCAGTAGCAggcaagttttattttattttctgtatcTCTGCACGTGTGTACCAATGTGTGAATCTATCCGCTATTCAATGcctgaggaaaagaaaagagggtTTCTGGTGGCTAATGTGCTAAAAGATTTGAAAATAGGTGTAAGGGAGCTGTTTGCTCGTAAGGCTCATCTGGTTTCTGAAAACACcaagcagtattttgagctggaTTCTCATTCTGGCAATATGTTTATGAAGGATAAAATAGACCGAGAAGCTCTGTGTGGTCAGACTGACCCTTGCATCTTATACTCAGAAATTGTGCTGGAAAACCCATTACAGCTACACAGAATAGAAGTTCAGATAGAGGATGTGAATGACAATTCCCCCAAATTTGCTAAAAGTCAATTCCTTTTTGAAATATCTGAGCAGACTCCAAGAAATACCCGATTCCCTTTGGAAAGAGCTCAAGATTTGGACAAAGGGGAAAATGCTGTTCAGAACTACACACTTAGTCCTAATGAACATTTCAGGCTGGATGTGCAAAGTCACAGTGATGGTAGCAAATATGCAGAACTAGTACTGGAGAAGCCATTGGACCGTGAGAAGGACACACAGCTGTTCCTGATTCTGTCAGCTGTGGATGGAGGACTCCCAAAGAGAACTGGCACAGCACAAATAATCGTTGATGTTCTAGATGCTAATGATAATTTCCCTCAGTTTAGTCAGTCAGTCTATAAAATTAAACTACCTGAAAACAGCCCCCTGGATACATTGGTAAATAAAATTGAAGCAAATGACAAAGATCTTGGTTCCTATGCACACATCACTTATTCGTTCAGTCAAGTGCCAGATAATGAACTAAGATTATTCAAGTTGAACAAAGAAACTGGGGAACTTACTGTAGCAAGTCCAATTGATTATGAGAAAAGCAGTCATTTTGAGATGAACATCAGAGCCACAGATGGAGGGGGCCTCTCTGCTTACTGCAAAGTCATTGTGGAGGTTGAGGACAGAAATGACAATGCCCCAGAAGTCACCATCTCATCCATCACCAGTCCTTTATCTGAGGACTCTCCCCCAGACACAGTGGTGGCTCTCTTCAGGGTCACAGATCAAGACTCTGGAGACAATGGCAAAACAGCCTGCACCATTAACACAAATACACCCTTTATGTTGAAAGCCACTGAAAATAATCATTACCAGTTACTAACTCAAAGGTCACTGGACAGAGAAAAAGCTTCACAGTATAACATCACCATCACAACCACTGACCGAGGTTCTCCCAAGCTCACATCAACAAGAATTATTAATATCCAAATCTCAGATGTCAATGATAACCTGCCAGTATTTCAGACAACATTATTTGAAATGCAATTGGAAGAAAACAATATACCGGGTCTGCTGATAGGTTCCGTCCATGCTGTTGACCTGGACACTGAGCAGAATGCCAAAGTGACATACTCGCTCTTGCCTGGGAAGGTGGGTGATGtcccagcatcttcctacatctcCATCAACTCTGAAACTGGGAACCTCTATGTCCTCCGTTCTCTGGATTATGAGGAGATAAAAGAGTTTCAAGCAACAGTGAGGGCCTCCGATAGCGGCTCCCCTCCACTGAGCTCAGAAGTGAATGTCCGCGTTCTGATTGTGGATGAAAATGACAATGCCCCCTTCATCCTCTACCCTCTCCAGAACAGCACCTCCCCATCCAATGACTTGGTTCCTCGGGGGTCAGAGACTGGCTACTTAGTCActaaggtggtggcagtggacagAGATACCGGCCAGAACTCTTGGCTTTCCTATGAACTGCTGAAGGCCACAGAACCGGGTCTCTTCACTGTGGGGGcccagaatggagaagtgaaAACTATGAGGCCAGTTAATAAACGAGACACCTTCAAACAGAAGCTGGTTGTGGTTGTCCGAGATCATGGACACCCTGCCCGGTCCACCTCTGCAACCCTCACTATTCTTCTGGTGGAAGGCTTTTCTGATCCCTACATGAAAATTATGGAAATTCCTAAGGATGAAGTAGTAGAGGAGGAAGACCGAAGTCTGACTATGTATCTGATCATATGCTTGGCAGCCATCTCATTCATTTTCCTGCTTTCTCTAGTGGTGTTTATTGGCATCAAGATTCAGAAGCACAGAAAGATGATAGAGGACGACAATTCTACACCTAACTTCCCAGCAGGATCTAATTTCCAGGACAATCATGTGGATTCCAGTACTGGACCACCTTCCCAGGCTTACAATTATGAGGTGTGTTTAGCTGGTGGATCTCTGAACAGCGAGTTCAGGTTTCTCAGGCCTCTGTTTCCAGTGTTTTCTGTGGAGCCTCCTAACCCACAGGTGAATCCAAGGAATTCAGCCGGTGTTTCCCAAGAACTCCTCAGCCATTCAGGGGAGAATCAACTTGCCAGCCAG
- the LOC128325220 gene encoding protocadherin beta-16-like isoform X13, with translation MEIHLSSRQVLFYFLYLCTCVPMCESIHYSMPEEKKRGFLVANVLKDLKIDVRELFARKAHLVSENTKQYFELDAHSGNMFMKDKIDREALCGQTDSCILYSEIVLENPLQLHRIEVQIEDVNDNSPQFSKSQFLFEIPEQTPTNTQFPLELAQDLDKGENAVQNYTLSPNEHFRLDVQSHSDGSKYAELVLEKPLDREKDTQLLLILSAVDGGIPKRTGTAQIVIDVLDANDNFPQFSQSLYNIKIPENTLLDKLVTKIEASDKDLGSYAHITYSFSQVPGNVLRLFKLNKDTGELTIARTIDYEEKSHYEMNIRATDGGGLSAYCKVIVEVEDRNDNAPEVTISSITSPLSEDSPPDTVVALFRVTDQDSGDNGRTACTINTNLPFVLKANGNNYYQLLTQRSLDREKDSGYNITITTTDRGSPRITSTRIINVQISDVNDNPPVFQMSSYEMQLDENNIPGLLIGSVHAVDLDTEQNAKVTYSLLPGKVGDVPASSYISINSETGNLYVLRSLDYEDIKEFQATVRASDSGSPPLSSEVNVRVLIVDENDNAPFILYPLQNNTSPSNDLVPRGAEAGYLITKLVAVDRDTGQNSWLSYELLKATEPGLFTVGAQNGEVKTMRPVNKRDIFKQKLVVVVRDHGHPARSTSATLSILLVEDFSDPYMKIMEIPNGEVVEEEDRSLTMYLIICLAAISFIFLLSLVVFIGIKIQKQRKMIEDYNSTPNFPAGSNFQDNHVDSSTGPPSQAYNYEVCLAGGSLNSEFRFLRPLFPVFSVEPPNPQVNPRNSAGCPQELLSQSRENQLTSEIYFSVK, from the exons ATGGAAATACATCTCAGTAGCAggcaagttttattttattttctgtatcTCTGCACGTGTGTACCAATGTGTGAGTCTATCCACTATTCAATGcctgaggaaaagaaaagagggtTTCTGGTAGCTAATGTGCTAAAAGATTTGAAAATAGATGTAAGGGAGCTGTTTGCTCGTAAGGCTCATCTGGTTTCTGAAAACACCAAGCAGTATTTTGAGCTAGATGCTCATTCTGGCAATATGTTTATGAAGGATAAAATAGACCGAGAAGCTCTGTGTGGTCAGACTGACTCTTGCATCTTATACTCAGAAATTGTGCTGGAAAACCCATTGCAGCTACACAGAATTGAAGTTCAAATAGAGGATGTGAATGACAATTCGCCCCAATTCTCTAAAAGTCAATTCCTTTTTGAAATACCTGAACAGACTCCCACAAATACCCAATTCCCTCTGGAACTCGCTCAGGATTTGGACAAAGGAGAAAATGCTGTTCAGAACTACACACTTAGTCCTAATGAACATTTTAGGCTAGATGTGCAAAGTCATAGTGATGGCAGCAAATATGCAGAACTAGTACTGGAGAAGCCATTAGACCGTGAGAAGGACACACAGCTGCTCCTGATTTTATCAGCTGTGGATGGAGGGATCCCAAAAAGAACTGGCACAGCACAGATAGTCATAGATGTTCTAGATGCCAATGATAATTTCCCTCAATTTAGTCAATCTCTTTATAATATTAAAATACCCGAAAATACCCTTCTTGATAAATTGGTAACAAAAATTGAAGCTAGTGACAAAGATCTTGGTTCCTATGCACACATCACTTATTCATTCAGTCAAGTGCCAGGCAATGTATTAAGATTATTCAAGTTGAACAAAGATACTGGGGAACTTACTATTGCAAGGACAATAGATTACGAGGAAAAGAGTCATTATGAGATGAACATCAGAGCCACAGATGGAGGGGGCCTCTCTGCTTACTGCAAAGTCATTGTGGAGGTTGAGGACAGAAATGACAATGCCCCAGAAGTCACCATCTCATCCATCACCAGTCCTTTATCAGAGGACTCTCCCCCAGACAcagtggttgccctcttcagggTCACGGATCAAGACTCTGGAGACAATGGTAGAACGGCCTGCACCATCAACACAAACCTGCCCTTTGTGTTGAAAGCCAATGGGAATAATTATTACCAGTTACTAACTCAAAGGTCACTGGACAGAGAAAAAGATTCAGGTTATAACATCACCATCACAACCACTGACCGAGGCTCTCCCAGGATCACTTCAACAAGAATTATTAATGTTCAAATCTCTGACGTCAATGACAACCCACCAGTATTTCAGATGTCATCCTATGAAATGCAGTTAGATGAAAACAACATACCAGGTCTGCTGATAGGTTCGGTCCATGCTGTTGACCTGGACACTGAGCAGAATGCCAAAGTGACATACTCACTATTGCCTGGGAAGGTAGGTGATGTCCCTGCATCTTCCTACATTTCCATCAATTCTGAAACTGGGAACCTCTATGTCCTCCGTTCTCTGGATTATGAGGATATAAAAGAGTTTCAAGCAACAGTGAGGGCCTCCGATAGCGGCTCCCCTCCACTGAGCTCAGAAGTGAATGTCCGAGTTCTGATTGTGGATGAAAATGACAATGCCCCCTTCATCCTCTATCCTCTCCAGAACAACACCTCCCCATCCAATGACTTGGTTCCCCGCGGGGCAGAGGCAGGCTACCTCATCACCAAGCTGGTGGCAGTGGACAGAGACACCGGCCAGAACTCTTGGCTTTCCTATGAACTACTGAAGGCCACAGAACCAGGTCTCTTCACTGTGGGGGcccagaatggagaagtgaaAACCATGAGGCCAGTTAATAAACGAGACATCTTCAAACAGAAGCTGGTTGTGGTTGTCCGGGATCATGGACACCCTGCCCGGTCCACCTCTGCAACCCTCAGTATTCTTCTGGTGGAAGACTTTTCTGATCCCTACATGAAAATTATGGAAATTCCTAATGGTGAAGTAGTAGAGGAGGAAGATCGAAGTCTGACTATGTATCTGATCATATGCTTggcagccatttcattcattttccTGCTTTCTCTTGTGGTGTTTATTGGCATCAAGATTCAGAAGCAAAGAAAGATGATAGAGGACTACAATTCTACACCTAACTTCCCAGCAGGATCTAATTTCCAGGACAATCATGTGGATTCCAGTACTGGACCACCTTCCCAGGCTTACAACTATGAGGTGTGTTTAGCTGGTGGATCTCTGAACAGCGAGTTCAGGTTTCTCAGGCCTCTGTTTCCAGTGTTTTCTGTGGAGCCTCCTAACCCACAGGTGAATCCAAGGAATTCAGCTGGTTGTCCCCAAGAACTCCTCAGCCAATCAAGGGAAAATCAACTTACCAGCGAG ATCTACTTCAGTGTGAAGTGA